A single genomic interval of Arachis duranensis cultivar V14167 chromosome 7, aradu.V14167.gnm2.J7QH, whole genome shotgun sequence harbors:
- the LOC107458884 gene encoding isocitrate dehydrogenase [NAD] catalytic subunit 5, mitochondrial: MASSGLQLLKRTLGNRSTAARFFSSAPIRATLFPGDGIGPEIAESVKQIFKAADVPIEWEEHYVGTEIDPRTQSFLTWESLESVRKNQVGLKGPMATPIGKGHRSLNLTLRKELNLYANVRPCYSLPGYKTRYDNVNLITIRENTEGEYSGLEHQVVRGVVESLKIITRQASLRVAEYAFHYAKAHGRERVSAIHKANIMQKTDGLFLKCCREVAEKYPEIKYEEVVIDNCCMMLVKNPALFDVLVMPNLYGDIISDLCAGLVGGLGLTPSCNIGEGGIALAEAVHGSAPDIAGKNLANPTALLLSGVSMLRHLNLHDKADQIQNAILNTIAEGKYRTADLGGKAKTTEFTKAIIDHL; this comes from the exons ATGGCTTCTTCTGGCTTACAGCTTCTCAAACGAACCCTTGGAAACCGCTCCACCGCTGCCAGATTCTTCTCCTCCGCTCCGATCCGTGCCACTCTCTTCCCCGGCGACGGTATTGGCCCCGAAATCGCCGAATCTGTCAAACAG ATATTCAAAGCAGCTGATGTGCCCATAGAGTGGGAAGAGCACTATGTAGGGACTGAAATTGACCCTAGAACACAGAGCTTTCTGACATGGGAAAGTTTGGAATCAGTTCGGAAAAATCAGGTTGGCTTGAAAGGGCCAATGGCCACCCCAATTGGTAAAGGCCATCGTTCGTTGAACCTTACCCTAAGAAAAGAACTTAATCTGTATGCAAATGTTCGTCCCTGCTATAGCCTTCCTGGCTATAAAACTCGGTATGATAATGTAAATCTCATCACAATCCGCGAAAACACAGAAGGAGAGTACAGTGGGCTTGAACATCAG GTTGTGAGAGGTGTAGTAGAAAGTCTCAAAATCATTACACGCCAAGCAAGTTTAAGGGTCGCTGAGTATGCTTTCCACTATGCCAAAGCACATGGGAGAGAGAGGGTATCTGCTATTCACAAGGCCAACATTATGCAGAAGACTGATGGTCTTTTCCTCAAG TGTTGTCGTGAGGTTGCGGAGAAGTATCCTGAGATAAAGTATGAGGAAGTTGTCATTGACAATTGCTGCATGATG CTTGTGAAGAATCCTGCTCTTTTTGATGTACTAGTGATGCCAAACCTGTATGGCGACATTATTAGTGACCTTTGTGCTGGCTTGGTTGGGGGTTTGGGCTTGACACCAAG CTGCAACATTGGTGAGGGAGGTATTGCACTAGCTGAGGCTGTACATGGTTCAGCACCTGATATTGCTGGAAAG AATTTGGCAAATCCAACTGCTTTACTGCTGAGTGGTGTTTCAATGTTGCGCCATTTGAATCTCCATGACAAAGCAGACCAAATTCAAAATGCCATCCTCAACACAATTGCAGAAGGGAAGTACCGAACTGCTGATCTCGGAGGCAAAGCAAAGACAACCGAGTTCACCAAAGCAATTATTGATCATCTCTAA